Proteins from a single region of Limnothrix sp. FACHB-406:
- the dnaG gene encoding DNA primase, whose translation MRLHPDTVETVKQRADIVDVVSERVVLKKNGKDFKGLCPFHDDKSPSFTVSATKGFYYCFSCGAGGNAIKFLMELDKRSFGDVVLDLARRYQVPVQTLEPEQRQEIQRQITEREQLYEVLAVAAGFYAHALTQPVGARAMDYLLEERQLRQDTIQAFNLGYSPAGWDALYRYLVDQKRYAVSLVEKAGLIVPRKAGGGYYDRFRDRLMVPIRDPQGRTIGFGGRTLNGDEPKYLNSPETELFDKGKTLFGLDQAKTAIAKTDAAIVVEGYFDVIALHTAGIENAVAALGTALSLAQVKLLTRFTESKQIILNFDADSAGQKATERAIGEVEGLAYRGEIQLRVLNLPGGKDADEFLKTYSPDHYRTLIADAPLWLDWQLDRAIGSRDLRLADQFQAAVGDAVKLLSQLPNPATRSHYIRRCADLLGQKDSYFTLQLEQDLRSQVQGQRWHGRSAKWQRSGDSSLRESAEGQLLRIYLHRPDRRQQILAILEERELEFGLSHHRFLWRQILQLQDQWGQEATELAIELRSNPDLSHEDLAMVDRLLSLDERTLLDLDRPGLTIRAAIATLESLQCAKRCRHLLDAWLSHYLQAEVAAEALRRVFAGEPPIGSGNDKVISLRSGGGGGGGGGVAGNLALAPDPIDLERLEENLNRAYEQQQTFHDLYYQERRYLQQLQQERFTTFEDLAQNPSDGSISPLNQLF comes from the coding sequence GTGCGTCTTCATCCCGACACCGTAGAAACCGTCAAACAACGAGCCGACATCGTAGATGTGGTCTCGGAACGGGTCGTGCTGAAAAAAAACGGCAAAGACTTCAAAGGCCTCTGTCCCTTCCACGACGACAAATCCCCCAGCTTCACCGTCAGCGCCACCAAAGGGTTCTATTACTGCTTCTCCTGTGGGGCTGGGGGCAATGCCATCAAGTTTTTGATGGAGCTGGACAAGCGATCGTTTGGTGACGTGGTGTTGGATTTGGCGCGGCGCTACCAAGTACCCGTGCAAACCCTGGAACCGGAACAACGCCAGGAAATTCAGCGGCAAATCACCGAGCGCGAACAGCTCTATGAAGTCCTGGCCGTGGCGGCCGGGTTCTATGCCCATGCCCTGACCCAACCTGTGGGGGCGCGGGCCATGGATTACTTGCTGGAAGAACGGCAACTGCGCCAGGACACGATTCAGGCGTTTAATTTGGGCTACTCGCCGGCCGGCTGGGATGCCCTGTATCGGTACTTGGTGGATCAAAAACGCTATGCCGTTTCGCTGGTGGAAAAGGCGGGGTTGATTGTGCCCCGGAAGGCGGGCGGTGGCTATTACGATCGATTCCGCGATCGGCTGATGGTGCCCATTCGCGATCCCCAGGGCCGGACGATCGGCTTTGGGGGGCGGACGCTGAACGGCGACGAGCCAAAGTATCTGAACTCGCCGGAAACGGAGCTATTTGACAAGGGCAAGACGCTTTTTGGGCTAGACCAGGCCAAAACGGCGATCGCCAAAACCGACGCGGCGATCGTCGTGGAAGGCTATTTCGATGTGATTGCGCTCCATACGGCGGGCATTGAAAACGCTGTGGCAGCTTTGGGCACGGCCCTGAGCTTGGCCCAGGTGAAGCTGCTGACGCGGTTCACGGAATCGAAGCAAATTATCCTGAACTTCGATGCGGACTCGGCGGGCCAAAAGGCCACGGAGCGGGCGATCGGGGAGGTGGAAGGGCTGGCTTATCGGGGCGAAATTCAACTGCGGGTGTTGAATTTGCCGGGGGGCAAGGATGCCGATGAGTTCCTGAAAACCTACAGCCCGGATCATTACCGCACCCTGATCGCCGATGCGCCCCTCTGGCTCGATTGGCAGCTCGATCGGGCGATCGGTTCCCGGGATTTGCGCTTAGCCGACCAATTCCAGGCGGCCGTGGGCGATGCGGTGAAGCTCCTGAGCCAACTGCCCAATCCCGCCACCCGCAGCCACTACATCCGCCGCTGTGCCGACCTGCTGGGCCAAAAGGACAGCTACTTCACGCTGCAATTGGAGCAGGACTTGCGATCGCAGGTGCAGGGCCAGCGCTGGCACGGGCGATCGGCCAAGTGGCAACGATCGGGCGATAGCAGCCTGCGGGAGTCGGCGGAGGGACAACTCTTGCGGATTTATTTGCACCGTCCCGATCGTCGCCAGCAAATCTTGGCCATTTTGGAGGAGCGGGAGTTGGAGTTTGGCCTGTCACACCATCGTTTTTTGTGGCGGCAGATTTTGCAGCTCCAGGATCAATGGGGTCAGGAGGCGACTGAATTGGCGATCGAGTTGCGATCGAATCCAGACCTTTCCCATGAGGATTTGGCCATGGTCGATCGGCTTTTGAGCTTAGATGAACGTACCCTTTTGGATCTCGATCGCCCCGGCCTGACCATCCGCGCCGCGATCGCCACCCTCGAAAGCCTGCAATGTGCCAAGCGTTGCCGCCACTTGCTGGATGCTTGGCTCTCCCATTACCTGCAAGCGGAAGTGGCTGCCGAAGCGTTGCGGCGGGTCTTTGCCGGTGAACCCCCGATCGGCTCCGGAAACGATAAGGTGATTAGTCTGCGGAGTGGCGGCGGTGGCGGCGGCGGCGGCGGTGTGGCCGGCAATTTGGCCCTGGCTCCCGACCCGATCGACCTGGAACGCCTTGAAGAAAATCTCAATCGTGCCTACGAACAGCAACAAACCTTCCACGATCTTTATTATCAAGAACGCCGCTACTTACAACAACTGCAACAGGAACGATTCACCACCTTTGAAGATTTGGCGCAAAATCCTAGTGATGGGTCAATTTCGCCACTTAATCAATTGTTTTGA
- a CDS encoding sensor histidine kinase: MSENSAFASYPDLIHTTPKQPTLKLNSSDHADHNLNPDRVPSPELDMDLPASDVAHDGHGLFPLPTDEEERLQDLLDYQILDTVPERQYDDLTKIAAQICGTPISLISLLDGERQWFKSRHGIDATQTPRSQAFCAHAICQPDEVLIVEDALEDGRFANNPLVLNEPKIRFYAGTPLVTTNGHAIGTLCVIDKTPRQLTTQQMEALDALGRQVIAQLELRRKAIQLEAEVKRRQEIAQVATEKSKKLAQALENLQKAQITLVHAEKMSALGRLVAGVAHEINNPINFIHGNLHHCQTYLEELLNLVSLYKKHYPNPHEDITTVLAELDLEYITEDFSPLFSSMFVGANRIKTVVNLLRMFSRLDESTIKFTDLHENLDATISLMGVHLAGNGKRPSIQVVRDYGDLPLVDCAIGQLNQCFMQVLLNAIEALDQGVGDSYPPDTLPTITVRTETVEPDRVRIAISDNGLGMSDELRRQAFDPFYTTKSVGKGIGMGLAISHQIIVNLHGGMLSCLSEPGKGTAFIMEIYRSFPARESES; this comes from the coding sequence TTGTCAGAAAACTCCGCCTTTGCCAGCTATCCTGACCTGATCCACACCACTCCTAAGCAACCAACTTTGAAGCTGAATTCATCTGATCACGCTGATCACAATCTCAATCCCGATCGCGTTCCATCCCCGGAGTTGGACATGGATTTGCCAGCCAGTGACGTAGCCCATGATGGTCATGGGCTGTTTCCCCTTCCCACTGATGAAGAGGAACGATTACAAGACCTGCTCGACTATCAAATTTTGGACACGGTTCCCGAGCGTCAATACGATGATTTGACCAAGATTGCAGCCCAAATTTGCGGCACTCCCATTTCGCTCATTAGCTTGCTGGATGGCGAGCGGCAATGGTTTAAGTCTCGTCATGGAATTGATGCCACACAAACTCCACGCAGCCAGGCTTTTTGTGCCCATGCGATTTGCCAGCCCGATGAAGTTTTGATTGTGGAAGATGCCCTGGAGGATGGACGTTTTGCCAATAATCCCCTAGTACTGAACGAGCCAAAAATTCGATTCTATGCCGGTACACCTTTGGTTACGACCAATGGCCATGCGATCGGGACATTGTGCGTGATTGACAAAACGCCCCGACAGCTAACAACCCAGCAAATGGAAGCCCTAGATGCGCTGGGTCGTCAGGTCATTGCCCAATTGGAGCTGCGGCGAAAAGCAATTCAACTGGAAGCGGAGGTGAAGCGTCGCCAGGAAATTGCCCAAGTCGCTACCGAAAAAAGTAAAAAACTAGCCCAAGCCCTTGAGAATTTACAAAAGGCGCAAATCACCTTAGTTCATGCAGAAAAAATGTCAGCCTTAGGGCGTTTAGTGGCGGGCGTGGCCCATGAAATTAATAATCCCATTAACTTTATTCACGGCAATCTTCATCACTGCCAAACCTATCTAGAGGAACTATTAAACTTAGTGAGCCTCTATAAAAAACATTATCCCAATCCCCACGAGGATATTACCACAGTCCTTGCGGAGTTGGATTTGGAATATATTACTGAAGATTTTTCGCCCCTTTTTAGCTCTATGTTCGTGGGAGCTAATCGCATTAAAACCGTCGTGAATCTCTTGCGCATGTTTTCGCGCTTGGATGAGTCAACGATTAAGTTTACTGATTTGCATGAAAACCTTGACGCGACTATTAGTCTGATGGGGGTTCACTTAGCCGGAAATGGCAAACGTCCATCCATTCAAGTGGTGCGCGATTATGGGGATTTGCCCTTGGTTGATTGTGCGATCGGGCAGTTAAACCAATGCTTTATGCAAGTGCTTTTAAACGCGATCGAAGCGTTGGATCAGGGTGTGGGCGACAGCTACCCACCGGATACCCTGCCAACCATCACCGTGCGCACTGAAACCGTTGAGCCAGACCGCGTGCGAATTGCGATTTCAGACAATGGCTTGGGGATGAGTGACGAATTACGCCGCCAAGCTTTTGACCCGTTTTACACCACAAAATCAGTGGGTAAAGGAATCGGTATGGGGCTAGCCATTAGCCATCAAATTATTGTGAACTTGCACGGAGGAATGTTGTCCTGCTTGTCGGAGCCAGGCAAGGGAACAGCCTTTATTATGGAAATTTATCGATCGTTTCCGGCTCGTGAATCAGAGTCCTAA
- a CDS encoding AAA-like domain-containing protein: protein MLSPQGWQRLQSAEQISATQQNQGKPYTLEQLSCFTQLSPNTLTKVRRREKLVDFQSLLLYFQAFGLDLSEGDYLTSMQVRNLERTKKSTDWAMQVAPPRGQLPIDSPFYIHRPPLESLCIEEVVQPGSLVRIKAPRQYGKTSLIARTLSEVQQRGFRTAVVNLQGADRQVLGDLDWFLKWFCASAAKSLGLADRLADQWDPMFGVSYACSEYFENYLLAESDAPLLLVLDELDRLFGYPELATDFFGLLRSWYEQGRYGLENRTIWHKLHIAIIHSTEVWLPLSLNQSPFNVGLLLELPAFTCEQVVTLAQQYQLTAAKEYGHAIFTFLGGNPFLSQIGLFYLAHQKLSLADLPQQATNPDSVFSSYLRRLLKLLEQQELLEIMQQVVRSPKGLELPHTQAFRLQGLGLVTFDQRLAFPSCELFRQFFLTLS, encoded by the coding sequence ATGTTAAGTCCTCAAGGTTGGCAACGCTTGCAGTCCGCAGAGCAAATTTCTGCAACCCAACAAAACCAGGGAAAGCCCTACACCTTAGAACAGCTCAGTTGCTTCACTCAATTGAGTCCTAATACCTTAACGAAGGTGCGCCGTCGCGAAAAATTAGTGGATTTTCAATCACTCCTTCTCTATTTTCAGGCTTTTGGTTTAGATCTCAGCGAGGGAGACTATTTAACTTCTATGCAAGTTCGCAATCTTGAACGCACCAAAAAATCAACTGATTGGGCAATGCAAGTGGCTCCACCCCGGGGGCAGTTACCGATCGACTCTCCGTTTTATATTCATCGACCACCCCTCGAAAGTCTTTGTATTGAAGAGGTGGTTCAGCCGGGATCACTGGTGCGAATCAAGGCTCCTCGGCAATATGGCAAAACATCCCTAATAGCACGTACCCTGAGCGAAGTTCAGCAGCGAGGATTTCGGACAGCAGTTGTCAATTTACAGGGAGCTGATCGACAGGTTTTAGGAGACTTAGACTGGTTTTTAAAGTGGTTTTGCGCCAGTGCAGCTAAAAGCTTGGGGCTAGCCGATCGCCTGGCGGATCAGTGGGATCCGATGTTTGGGGTGAGTTATGCTTGCTCAGAATATTTTGAAAACTATCTATTGGCGGAATCGGATGCGCCATTACTCTTAGTTTTAGACGAGCTAGATCGGCTCTTTGGGTATCCCGAATTAGCGACGGATTTTTTCGGCTTATTGCGATCTTGGTATGAGCAGGGGCGCTATGGTTTGGAAAATCGAACTATTTGGCATAAATTACACATTGCAATTATCCACTCCACGGAAGTTTGGTTGCCCTTAAGTCTCAATCAATCGCCGTTTAATGTGGGACTGTTGTTGGAACTCCCTGCATTCACCTGTGAACAGGTGGTGACCCTTGCCCAACAATATCAACTAACAGCGGCCAAAGAATATGGCCATGCTATTTTTACGTTTTTAGGGGGGAATCCTTTCCTATCTCAAATTGGCTTATTTTATTTGGCGCATCAAAAACTTTCCCTGGCGGATTTGCCGCAACAGGCAACGAATCCCGATAGCGTTTTTAGTAGTTACTTACGCCGCTTGCTGAAGCTGCTGGAACAACAGGAACTCCTAGAAATCATGCAGCAGGTGGTGCGATCGCCCAAGGGGTTAGAACTGCCCCACACACAGGCCTTTCGACTCCAGGGATTAGGGTTGGTTACTTTTGATCAGCGCTTGGCATTTCCCAGTTGTGAACTGTTTCGACAGTTTTTCCTAACTCTTTCATGA
- a CDS encoding ATP-binding protein, which translates to MDLQKIKEIFEAIVLGSQSYMPHGHCYLWQTPLVGLHVVSDSLIAIAYFSIPAMLMYFAYQRRKFLPISIFLMFGAFIILCGLGHLLEVWTLWYGAYWLAGIEKALTALISCYTAVSLVNLLPQFLSLRSPDELERINQQLQQEVSSRELIAQELAQINQNLEARIADRTVELQTKNTQLMREIQERQSIEQSLARRLACEQIFSKTLQRVWTTADFEPLFQTLVQDVREFLQVDRVLIFQLNGDFSGAISTESVSDPSLSLLGQSFTDPCFQEKHAPLYQAGRICMIEDIEASPLQECHREFLRSLRVRSNLVIPILWKSESSDLDWQENLDDQAITPAHFYLWGLLIAQSCQGARSWDNLEVEALQQLSLQLGIALRQSKLMNRLQEELQEKQQTALALQASEQEARQQAASLATTLNQLQATQAQLVQSEKLASLGKMVGGIAHEINNPLSFIYGNLTHAQEYSHQVFQGLDLYQQHYPNPVDPIAQWLSEVEFEFLKTDFPNLLTSMKNGADRIREIVLLLRNFSRLDESELKSVDIHDGINSTLSILTERFLESTCGQVIQSHCAYDRDIPTVECYPGLLNQALFNLFSNALDAIEERCRLQEMFVPMVKVETRLICQQHANGLTLQRFAQIQITDNGSGIDPALADKIFDPFFTTKPIGQGTGMGLANAYQIIVKRHHGELWYQVNEQGQTQFVVKIPIEQYFSSPAATERSVSPAMTIDSLSNFAPRI; encoded by the coding sequence ATGGATTTGCAAAAAATCAAGGAAATTTTTGAAGCGATCGTTTTGGGCAGCCAATCTTATATGCCCCATGGTCATTGTTATTTGTGGCAAACGCCCTTAGTAGGGCTGCATGTGGTTAGTGATTCACTAATTGCGATCGCCTATTTCTCGATTCCCGCCATGCTGATGTACTTTGCCTATCAGCGTCGGAAATTTTTGCCTATCAGTATTTTTCTGATGTTCGGGGCATTTATTATCCTATGTGGCTTAGGTCATTTGTTGGAAGTTTGGACCCTGTGGTATGGGGCCTATTGGCTAGCGGGAATTGAAAAAGCTTTAACAGCTTTAATTTCTTGTTACACGGCCGTTTCTTTGGTGAATTTATTGCCTCAGTTTTTGTCGCTGCGCAGTCCGGACGAACTGGAGCGAATTAATCAACAATTGCAGCAGGAGGTTAGCAGTCGTGAGCTTATTGCCCAAGAATTAGCCCAAATTAATCAAAATTTGGAGGCCCGAATTGCCGATCGCACCGTTGAGTTACAAACCAAAAATACTCAACTGATGCGAGAGATTCAGGAACGCCAATCGATTGAACAGTCTTTGGCGCGGCGGTTGGCCTGTGAACAAATTTTTTCTAAAACCTTGCAGCGTGTTTGGACGACGGCAGACTTTGAACCCCTGTTTCAAACCCTAGTGCAAGATGTTCGAGAATTTTTGCAGGTCGATCGGGTGCTGATTTTTCAGCTCAATGGGGACTTCAGCGGTGCAATTTCAACGGAATCTGTTTCGGATCCCAGCTTGAGTTTGTTGGGACAATCCTTCACAGATCCTTGTTTTCAAGAAAAACATGCTCCTCTGTACCAAGCAGGACGCATTTGCATGATTGAAGACATTGAAGCCAGTCCCTTGCAAGAATGTCATCGAGAATTTTTGCGTAGTTTGCGAGTGCGCAGCAACTTAGTAATTCCAATTTTATGGAAATCAGAATCTAGTGATTTAGATTGGCAGGAAAACCTTGATGATCAAGCAATTACTCCGGCTCATTTTTATCTTTGGGGATTATTGATTGCCCAATCCTGTCAGGGGGCACGATCTTGGGACAATTTGGAAGTGGAAGCATTGCAACAATTAAGTTTGCAATTGGGAATTGCCCTGCGTCAAAGTAAGTTGATGAACCGATTGCAGGAAGAATTGCAAGAAAAACAACAAACTGCTTTGGCCCTGCAAGCTTCTGAACAAGAAGCACGACAGCAGGCCGCATCATTAGCCACAACATTAAATCAACTGCAAGCAACCCAAGCTCAGTTGGTGCAGTCCGAAAAGTTGGCTTCTTTGGGCAAAATGGTTGGCGGCATTGCCCATGAAATTAATAATCCCTTGAGCTTTATTTATGGCAACTTAACCCACGCTCAAGAATATAGTCATCAAGTATTTCAAGGACTTGACCTCTATCAACAGCATTATCCTAATCCAGTGGATCCGATCGCTCAGTGGCTCTCGGAAGTGGAATTTGAATTTCTAAAAACTGATTTTCCTAATCTTCTGACATCTATGAAAAACGGAGCCGATCGAATTCGTGAAATTGTGTTGTTGTTGCGCAATTTTTCGCGATTGGATGAATCAGAACTCAAATCCGTTGACATTCACGACGGAATTAATAGCACACTCAGCATTTTAACTGAGCGATTTCTAGAGTCCACTTGCGGTCAAGTGATTCAGTCCCATTGCGCCTACGATCGCGATATTCCCACGGTGGAATGCTATCCCGGTTTGCTGAATCAAGCGCTGTTTAATCTGTTTAGCAATGCGCTGGATGCCATTGAGGAACGCTGTCGATTGCAAGAAATGTTTGTGCCCATGGTGAAGGTGGAAACACGCCTGATTTGTCAGCAACATGCCAATGGTTTGACCTTGCAACGGTTTGCACAAATTCAAATTACTGACAATGGTTCAGGGATTGACCCAGCGTTGGCAGATAAGATTTTTGATCCCTTTTTCACCACCAAACCGATCGGGCAGGGGACTGGAATGGGCCTGGCGAATGCCTACCAAATCATTGTGAAACGACATCACGGGGAACTTTGGTATCAGGTGAATGAGCAGGGACAAACCCAATTTGTGGTGAAAATCCCGATCGAGCAATATTTTTCCAGTCCTGCTGCCACCGAGCGATCGGTTTCACCGGCCATGACGATCGATTCCTTGAGCAATTTTGCGCCCCGGATCTAG
- a CDS encoding UPF0175 family protein: MQITLNLPDSLSQAETFNQSDWLREIAIALFQQERISLGRASKIAGIEIMSFQKLLANRGICVHYDVEDLEQDVQHLRDRGWR; the protein is encoded by the coding sequence ATGCAAATTACTCTGAACCTACCTGATAGCCTTAGTCAGGCAGAAACTTTTAACCAGAGCGACTGGCTTCGAGAAATTGCCATTGCTCTGTTTCAACAAGAGCGAATTTCCCTCGGTCGCGCCAGCAAAATTGCCGGGATAGAAATCATGAGCTTTCAAAAGCTGCTGGCAAATCGCGGCATTTGCGTTCATTACGACGTAGAAGACCTTGAGCAAGATGTTCAACATCTGCGCGATCGGGGCTGGCGATAA